The Acropora muricata isolate sample 2 chromosome 4, ASM3666990v1, whole genome shotgun sequence genome contains the following window.
TGTTGGTGAGCACTCCCCGGCGCGCGTCACTGACGAAAATGCAACCAGACTATCCAGCCTCAAGTCCCTGGAATTCTCTCACACAGAACTGGCCCCGTGCATCTGTAGCTTTTCAACCCGTGCCTGGATTGCAATCTGACGCAGCACGAGCCATAAGCACTGCCAGTTCAACATGGGAGTCACAAAACTCGTTCGGTGACAGTTTGCTGATCCAATCGCAGCAAGGCGCTTGTGCCATACCTACAGCTCTTCCTTCGAATTATGTCCAGTCTATGGAAAACCATTATTGTTTTCAGAGTTCCCCGTGTCAAGATGTTATTTCACTCAGGCAAAACCCGTATCGTGTAGTGGATCATGAAGCCCGCATATTTGGTCCAACAGAACTTGACTTCAGGCAACATCTTCTTGAAACAAGCGCTAGCAATCGTAGCGGCGAAACACTTGGTAAGCTAAGTCTAACAGCATATTAGACTTTTATTGatatttgtttcatttgtgtaatagtatttttgtttgaaatgcaATTTATTCATCTACAATTCACAGGTTCCATTGAAATCGCATTTAAGAAACGTTGATCGGGCGAGAAAGCGaaaattgccaattttcaaCTAATTTTAAACTCTATAAGTTCCTAATTAACGATGAGAGACAAATTGGTTTCTCTACAAAATCTATATACGGATCAGCTACCGCGATAAACTTTCTTCTGTTTTCAAAATCTTTATCAAAACGATGCATGCCTTTAACACCCTAGGCACGCATGTTTCATTGCACTCAATTCCCGATGAATTGTTTCGTTGTGGGACGGGGACAAAAATCAGCAGAGAAAGATTGAAAACTATTTGGTCATTGCCAGGGTACTTTGTATAAACTGAATGATTTAAGCTAACTTTAACTGAATGAGCATGTTAAAGGAATGATCATAAACCGAAGTTAGATCTTAGCTCTTCCACTAGATCGTAACAGAATGCCCACATGCTCACTTTTGTAATGGTGGCAACAGAAATGACATGGAtttcattttttgtcaaaagtgaCTTTATACTGACCCGAGTGAAATGTGCCTCAGCTGGTTCAGAACTTTTCACAGAGATATCGGGGAATTTCAAACGCAATTTTCCCCCTTAGTTTCGTATCTTGGCAACAACGAATAATGATCAAGGCATAATccaggataaaaaaaaaatagtgctTTACCTGAATTTGCTAATAACGTAAGGATGGacttataaaagaaaaataataacaacaatatcaGGAGCCTATCACCtgtcataggctcctgacaatattattatattgaTAATAACTTTTCCCTTTGGTCATATCTTTTAAAGGAATTACAGCACAAACATCTATGATATACATTGATAATACAAATGAATTTACTAACAATTATGTATATCCTAATTGATTGTTCAGCAGATTCCCGTCCTTCAAAAGCGACTGAAACGCGTGGTTTACGTTTCATAGACGATAAAGTAAGGAGACCACAAAGAGGACGCACCGTGTTTTCCGCCAAACAGCTGCTCGACTTAGAAAAGATTTTTGCAACCGATCAGTACATTTCGGGACAGCAAAGAAGGCGACTCTCTAGTCACCTTGGATTAACAGAGACTCAAGTGCGGGTCTGGTTTCAAAATCGCCGGATAAAGTGGAGAAAAAAGCTGGAGAGGAAAACCAAGGCTTGACTGACTCAACAGCTAGCTCTAAAACTTCACGTTTTGccttttcatttgattttaaattAACAGTAAATAACTGCATGCCTTAAAAGAATCGATATTAAATTTACTCATTGCGAATGTGGTTAGCATTCGGCATATCAATTGGCAACAATTGTAcgtctctctctccctctccctTCCCTCCcagtctttctttctttctataC
Protein-coding sequences here:
- the LOC136915009 gene encoding homeobox protein Hox-B8a-like isoform X1 → MQPDYPASSPWNSLTQNWPRASVAFQPVPGLQSDAARAISTASSTWESQNSFGDSLLIQSQQGACAIPTALPSNYVQSMENHYCFQSSPCQDVISLRQNPYRVVDHEARIFGPTELDFRQHLLETSASNRSGETLADSRPSKATETRGLRFIDDKVRRPQRGRTVFSAKQLLDLEKIFATDQYISGQQRRRLSSHLGLTETQVRVWFQNRRIKWRKKLERKTKA
- the LOC136915009 gene encoding homeobox protein not2-like isoform X2, with the protein product MQPDYPASSPWNSLTQNWPRASVAFQPVPGLQSDAARAISTASSTWESQNSFGDSLLIQSQQGACAIPTALPSNYVQSMENHYCFQSSPCQDVISLRQNPYRVVDHEARIFGPTELDFRQHLLETSASNRSGETLDSRPSKATETRGLRFIDDKVRRPQRGRTVFSAKQLLDLEKIFATDQYISGQQRRRLSSHLGLTETQVRVWFQNRRIKWRKKLERKTKA